A section of the Brachyhypopomus gauderio isolate BG-103 chromosome 13, BGAUD_0.2, whole genome shotgun sequence genome encodes:
- the LOC143473558 gene encoding uncharacterized protein LOC143473558 yields MDKHTGMGNQEIALPACRRAARCTNPPRAAGATGGGAPPFCAPGPSARAALLGAPGNRAPAGSALGASGFFLGAGGGFAQRRSLAGARGTSEGNPKHTLGPRNSSARRGSTSSPPDVSIPSSSSSDAPGLCDIASSKETQGEQSIWLASEPERASSSGLSPFSVRTVASDRTEGEEPGASSPSLLDSARGAHTDSGGLTSGSSSLSSRMESEQTDGEGLTSRSSPP; encoded by the coding sequence atggacaaacacacaggcatgGGCAACCAGGAGATCGCGCTCCCCGCTTGCAGGAGAGCGGCCAGATGCACCAACCCTCCCAGGGCTGCAGGTGCCACCGGAGGCGGGGCCCCTCCGTTCTGCGCACCCGGTCCTTCTGCGCGCGCAGCGCTGCTGGGTGCTCCAGGCAACCGCGCGCCCGCTGGCTCTGCTTTGGGCGCTTCCGGCTTCTTCCTGGGCGCTGGCGGGGGTTTTGCTCAACGCCGTTCACTGGCCGGGGCACGAGGTACCTCTGAGGGCAACCCGAAACACACCCTCGGGCCTCGGAACTCCTCTGCTCGCCGGGGTAGCACCTCCTCGCCCCCTGACGTCTCCatcccctcctcctcatcctctgaTGCTCCTGGGCTTTGCGACATCGCCTCCTCCAAGGAGACGCAAGGCGAGCAGTCCATCTGGCTCGCCTCGGAGCCCGAACGCGCTTCATCTTCCGGTCTCTCCCCCTTCTCCGTACGCACGGTTGCTTCTGACCGCACAGAGGGGGAAGAGCCAGGCGCTTCCTCGCCCTCGCTGTTGGATTCGGCGAGGGGAGCACACACGGACAGCGGAGGGCTGACGTCGGGTTCCTCCTCGCTGTCATCTCGGATGGAATCTGAGCAGACGGACGGGGAAGGACTGACGTCGAGATCGTCTCCTCCGTAA